CATTCATCCATCATTTTGCTGCTGAAGTGTATTAATTCTTTGTTTTGCTTAATTACTAGATTCCACCCATTGCGCTAGCTGTTGGCGCAAGTACCTCAATCACCTCAAAATTTAGTAGATTTGTAATATCGTTTTCATTAGCCATTAGTCTCTATGTTGAAAGAGTTTATGTTGAAGAAATAGCTAGGCCTACAACTTTTCCCATGTCTTTTTGTTTGATGTCTTGATGTTATTGGAAACCTTATGTTGAAAGAGTTTCTATTGAAGAAATAGCTAGCGTACAACTTTTCCCATGTCTTTTTGTTTGACGTCTTGATGTTTTTTTTCGAAGTATTTGATGTCTTGATGTTGGAAACCTTATTTTGAGATTTGAAGGATGGCATTTGCTGACATGGTTTTTCTAACAACAAACACATCTTTAATGCAAATAAATATAATCTAGTAGGGATGAAATGTAGTGTCGGTCATTTAATTCACTAGAGAACTACTCCCCCCGTAaagtaatataagagcgtttggatcactactttagtgatctaaatgctcttatatttgtttacggcgGGAGTATTTCATAACATTTCAGCTATGACAGGATCTCCACAAAACTAACAGTGGACAACAACAAAACAACCTAGTGCTCCCGCAAAAAAGAAGAGCACAACCAATTACAAACCTCCGCATTTTACATGATTTGAACAAGAAGCACAAAAAAGGGATATCAAGTTGGTGGatgataagagcatctccagcatcAATCCCGTTCTAGGGCATAACCATTTATTGGGCTTTTGGATCCGCTCCAACAACTGCCCTTGTTGCAAAATTTTGCAAAACGTTTTTGGGCCTCCCAAAAAAGGGCAATGCCGGCTTCGTGTTTGCGGTAGTCTCTAAAAACAACTAAGAAAAAAAATAAACTCACCCTCTAGTCGACATCCTGGGCATATTTGATCCCTAGATCACGGTGGAGCTGGAGGTCTGAGAAGGAGGAGCTCTGCGGCATGGAAGAAGGGTAGAAATGGATATGTGTAGTTGTCACTTCGCTCTGCATCTTTCTTTTGGTCTATTGGGGTAAGGAGAAAAGGAATGGATGATATGGGCACGTCTGAGATGAGTGGATCAGATCGTGCCACGCGTAACATGCACCTGGGCGAACGCTTCTTGTCTGAGAGTGCCACGCCATCCATGCTCGGAGATTCGAGTGATTGATCGAGTGGTTGTCGTCGCATCGCGCCAACAACACTTCCAGCAAACGTCAGCTCGTTAGCATTTTTGAAAAGGATTGCTCTCCTAACACAAATAAGGGTTCGGATCATAGGTGTATCGAGCCAAAGTGTGCGCTACTATATTAGTATCACACGGGCATTGTTGGAATGAAACCAAAATGGTTCTAAAAGCCTTATGAAAAGAGTCAGTTACAATTTTGAAATGAAACCAAACCGACTCTAAAAGTCTTGTGAAACAGTCGGCTAGAATCATCGCAATTGACTCTAGATCCTCACTATACCATCGCATGCTTGAACAAGCTCCAAACGAGTCTTGACTCAACAGTCACCGGGGAGCATCCCCAGATTATCAATCATTTCGAGGCCTTTCCGCGTTGCCATTGTAAggctagccacaatgggtagtaacatagactagtaacatgcatatgttactagtctatgttactacctctatagtggggagtaacatatatgtagtaacatgcaacactccatttattaggttatagattcatcatgccttgatatgtgtgatgttactcatactactagtaagactagccacaatgcatATTAACATACACtaataacatacacatatccctagactatattactaccttcatagtgggtagtaacataagtgtggtgtcatgcaaagcttcatttattaggttatagacttatattgcattgggacatgacTAGCTAaattactcaaactacctctctcctcattaactcattgccacataagcaaatttgctgagtaggactcgatgttactgctgaagttacttccactgtggctagtctaagtgtggtgtcatgcaaagcttcatttattaagttatagacacatattgtattgggacatgtgatgttacggtaactagctaagttactcaaactacctctctcctcattaactcattgccacataagcaaatttgctgagtaggactcgatgttactgctgaagttaatTCTACTGCGGCTAgtctaactagctatgttaccactttgctccctttcttcatttattgcttgccacatcatctattttatctagatatgtgtgatgttactacctatgttactcccattgtgagtAGTTTGATAGAAAAGGAGAACTGAATCCGTAGTGTCTTTCCGGAAGCCGCGATTCGGTGCCCGAGCGCAGATGCTCCCGAAATCGCGATCTCCCGTTCGTGGCTTGGGATCCGAAATAATAGCTCTGACGCATCTGACAAGGGACGAAGGCAAAAGGGCCATCCGCAATATACGGTCGGAAACAGCGGCGCGTTTGTGGGACCGCGGCGTAGGCGTGCGACGGAGTTCGGACGTGGCCGTCCTGATCCGTGGACCAGGACGTTGACGAAATAACCGAGCCTAGGATCAGGTAAGAAGCTCAGATCGTTAGCGAAAAGCTGAGCCGTTTTTCTCTCCTGACGaacgaggaaggcggcggcggccgtcCCTTCTCGGCCACAAGGAAAAAAGGGAGGTTGCTGGGATGGAGTTCCTTCTCGACGCCGTCGACAGGTTAGTACACGCAGATCTACAATAAATCCCTACTTGAAGGAGGAGGCTAACAAACGGCCGTGGACGTCGGCCATTGCCGCCCCTTTTCAGGTTCACACTGCTGGAGGAGGTCGCGGACAACGTTGAGCAACCAGATCAGGTTCCTATGGTGTTGATGCAGCCAAGCGAGGCCGCCTGCGGTGGGACTGTGAACTCAAAGGGTGCTTCTGGATGCGGCCAGcaggtcggcggcgacgagctaATCGGGAGGCATGGTGGAGCTCGCTGCCGTGCGGACGCATCTCCGACTAGGTCAGCGCAGTCCACTGACAGAGTGAACCCGGAAGCTCCTTTTTCGATAAAGGATGTTTTTTTATTGACTCATAATGTAGCATCGAGGGATACAATCATAATGAGTACAACAcgcggcctctgcatagctagaatgcacacaaccaacactaaCACACACAAATAATCACGTCCGCGTggagcaaagtcatacaagaccgaAGCTATGGCAGATGGAGTGATAAAAAGAAAAAGTCCTGAAGCGATTCGACAATATACGGTTGTGACCATCGGCACCCATCATCTATTGACAACACAAGAAATACAAGAAAGGTTCTTCAAAAGCGACACctccaggaagggaacgacacacaAGCGCCGCCGTCGCCGGGTTCAACCACCAAAGGTCAAACcatgggttttcaccctgaagatcaAGTCCGAGCAAACTCCAAACAATGCCTTCATCAGGGTAACGACGCAAAGAATGCTGCCATTGTCAGGTACAACCAACTAGGGCTGAACCTAGGGTTTTCACCCTGGAACTCGAGACCGGGTACTCGAGAAGTACTACCCAATCAAAGTCATTCTTTGTTGTCTCCTCCACTTTCCGCAATCCCTGCAACAGCATACGTGCAAGAGCCTCATGACGAAGCCTTTAACGGGGAAAGGACATCAGCACCACCAAAATCCTGAGATTCTCCGGCGGCGCCGCAtcatcctcacaagtggcagctgaTGGTTGATCTGCATCAGACGACACCACCATGTGACGCCACTAACTCCACCGTCCTCGCCTGTGGCAGCATGACCGCGAACGATCCTGGATGGACAAAAAGGTCTGTATTCACTTTAGGTTCACACAAAATGTGCTTTAGCTCTTGTCATTGGTGATATCTTTCCTGATAATTGGGTGCAAGCTGCTACGCTTGCAAAAGCAAATTCACTGGCTTGTCCACATTCAGAAAGAAGAAATAGTGCTGACATTTTTATTTCTATGGCATTTGGGACAGTGTACTGAATGTTTTACTTGTTCTGAAAATTCAGATTATGGCTAAGGAGTGCGCCACATGACAGGACACCATGTCCGTCGTGGATGAGCGCACTCGAGGAATCGATCCACAAGTTCGGTGAGTCCCGAGTTCAGATTGTGTATGAGCTTATGGGTTTTAAAAAAATGGACTGACTTACATTCTGCAATTCCTGGGAGATTAGATTCAGAATAAGGTACGGTAAGAGCTGGCTAAACTTCGAGAGGACAAGGTGTAGGTCAATGCAAGAAATCGTCAGCGGCTGCTCAGTAAACACTGATTCATGTAATTCTCGTTTTGGAAGATAAGCAGCAGCCATGGGTGTCGGTGCTTCAAGTGTGTTTAAATGATGACATTTGTGTTTTTTGTCAAATTATACAGGGGAAACCAGAAGCAGAGAACAGTAGGTCATGCCGGTGGAAGTGTCCTGCATTGATAAGGCTGTTCGATAACAGCTGGTATATAACAGAGCAAGCACATGGCCCATGATAAAATATAACAAAGGCTATCTGGAAACAATCTTTTTCAAGCTTGCTGGAATTCTCGTTGATGTCGCACAAAAGGAACTCTTCTGCTGCGCGCAAGCTGTGAACCCTTGTCTTGTTCATTTCAAGTGTAACCTTTATGAACTGAATTGCTTCAGGGTTTATGTTGGCATCCCTGCCTTTGATTTTGCGATGACCGCAAGGGATCCCAAAAATCTTGCACTCATCCTCAACCCAGAACTTGAGGACCTTGCTGTCTGTCAGCACTATCTCTCTTGGATTGACACTTACCCTGCTCATTATCCAAGAGAATGTAATAACACCGAAGCTGATAATGCATTTATTACATGTAAAATAGGAGTGGAAGAGGTGATGTCCAGCTACCTGAAGAATTGTACTGTTCAATTAGAATTAGAGGAACATACTAAGAGATACAATGAGTTCCTGTTCAATCCATTTTTGTTGCCTTGCCTATCATGCCTTCATTGAACCGAAAAAATGGACTACAACAAAAAAGATAAGTTTCTATTTAGGCATTTCTGCAAAACAACAGACACACAATCATCACAAATACCATGAAAACTACTTGATCTTGGACTTCTGAAGATGCGTCTGGCATGCGCAGCTCAACTTTGCCATCGGCCAAGTGGCACCCCCGACGACAAAGCTCATGCATAGCCTGGTCTTGAAGCTGCTCCCAAGACACATTGGCTTCCTGAGCTCCCCTCAGCGCCTAGGTCCAGTTGTTCATCTTTTTTCGTAAATAGCCTGATCATGTCCATGGTGGGGAAGTGATGGAGAAAACGACAGTCATCGCCGAAGTGGTAGTCGCTGGTGCGGCGCATTGACAAAGAAATAAATCCAGAGAAAATTATCCAACTGTTGCAAAGTTAGTGCAGGTAGCAAAGTTTTGTTGTAGATACAAAAGGTTGTTGTTCACAACATGCCATCCTTGCAGAAAAAGATTTGCATTCCGAATGGAACAACTTGATATGCATGACTGCAGAAAATTAACCTGAAAAACCTGGTGCATATCTTCTTCGATTTGTTAAATGCCAACAAAGTAACTGGTTACATGCTCCCATCTACTTTCAAATGCAGAAAATGTTTTGAGACATCAGTGCATGATTCTGGTTGTTCCCATCGACTGTTGGTGTGGAAGCTTATGCACCTTTCAAATATCAATGTCTCTGTATCACTGGTGAGGAAAAATAATAATGAAATATTTGAGTTAACGAACTGAAATGAAAAATAATACTAGTAATCTATATTCTATAATACATTTGCTACTTCAGTCTATGTGCAACCCCATAATGGTCGGCCAGGGCAGAATTTGTATCGAACTGATCAACAAAGACTTATATAAGGGACAGTTCTTATATAACAAATTGTGTAATAGCATAGTGATGCATATAACAATAAGAAATTTCATTACACAGAATTAATTTCAATGACAGCCAGTAACAAGCATACTTAACATAGTTACCACCATTACATATGAAGCTACCAATTAAGTTCTAACAGTACTAATATTATGTGAAACAGGCTTGAGGTACCAGGGAGCCACCCTGACATGGTTGACGCCTTGCGGCCGTTCCCGGCTCAGTAAACAGCTCTGAACATATTAATTACCGAGCCAAAGTACATGGCGACTATAATACAAGCACGGTAAGCATGAGATTGGCAGCTGCAAGCAGCAGAGCGACAACTACAAGCATTTGGGAACGGGATGCAACGGTGGCTTGAGGACTTGATTGACCAGCACGGTCTGCATCGGTGGCAAAGACTGGATATGCGCCTGGATGGGAGGGGGACTATCTGCACACGGGGTTGGTTGGCATGATGGACCATCTACAGGGCTTGGTGATGTCGACTTGCTCCTAAGCACGGGCAAGCCGAAGCGTATTCGTGTGGATCTGCGAACTCAGCTctgaaacaagaacaagaacaagaaattTCAGATCTGCTTACATCGTATTTTCTACACTTGTAGAACCGATGACCCGCCTTGTCTCCCGTCCTTGCGACGTTCGTCGCGTCGCGATCTCGTCGCCGCAAAAAGGATACGGGTTGAGAGGGAGCAGGAAGTCAGCTGGGACGGTCAGAGAGAAGGAAGACGCCACAGACATGGCGGCAAACGAACAAGGTGGGAGGGAGCGGCGGCGATGGGGATTTCTATGGGGCTGTGTTGATTGTGAGGGGGGGCACGGGTGGGGATGCAATTATCGAGGGCTGGGGCAGGTGGCCGTCACGGATACCGGGTCACAGGCACGGCTCAGGGAGGACCAGGAAAATGCCCGAGCCGGCGAGAACCACCTGGTCCGCACATATAATGCCGGCTGCCGTAGCAATCAATGCGGACAGGGCTGGGTCATTTTTAGATCGATACTTACATATACGACAAAAAATACCAGTACGAGCATAGATCCACATGCGGGCGAACGGGAATGATTTCAGGAGCAGCTGAGCTCGAGCTCAGAAACGAATATTCGGTGTCTTCCCCCTTGTATAATTCATTAATCGATCGTTAAGTTTGCAATGACGTACAATTTCAGAGACAGGAAGCAAACAGGGACGCAAAAAAGCCAAAAAGTTCCGTCGCCGGGACTTGAACCCGGGTCTCTCGGGTGAGAGCCGAGTATCCTAACCACCTAGACTACGACGGATCTGTGGTGTTCCCTCTACAACAAAAGTTTCAAGTTGGTTATTCTCGGCCTTGATCGCCAGCCTCGACGGCCCGGGCTGATTCGGTGCGCTGCACTCGAAATCATCACCCACTAACCAGTGCCGGCCCATGCATCCCCAGTGCGAGAGGCCCAGGCCCAGTCCGCCACAGCAGCAGCCTCGCCCTCGCCTTCCTCTCCCTCCACTCGCGTGCGGAACCGCTCTCCTCCCTTATCGCCAAAACCCCCGGCCGGAGCAGCGGCGAGCAAGGCTCACCGGCGGCACCCCTCCCCACTCCCTCGACCGCGGGCGCGCGCGCAGATGCGGCCGTCGCCCATGGCGGCAAGGGCGGCGAGCGGGTGCTCCTCGGCGGCGCTGGCCTTCTTCCGCCTCCGCCCGCTCGGCCGCGCCACCCGCCTGGCCCCCGCGGGCCGCTCCGCGTTCGGCGCCACTGCCGCATGCCGGGGCCGCCTCGTCGACTCCGTCCTCCAGGAGCTCCGGTCCCGCAGGCGGGTCCGGGTCTCCGCAAGGTAATGCCCCCTTTCGCATTGTAAGAGCTCAGCTGTCTCCTCTCCCAGCGGGTCCGGGTGCATCACATGAGGAGATTTAGTCGTGGAATTGTAGTAGGACAGTGTAGTGGTCTCCAAAGCCATTTCATGTGGGAAATGCACTGTCACGCTGTCTGTTGGAAATGGCACAAGGACTTTAGCTAAATTCACATAGACAATGTGGAGGTTCCCTTTTTCATCGAATTGTGGAATGAGAAAATTGTAGAATGTACACCATCACCATTGACAAGAGCATTACATGACAACACAGACACGATTGCGCATCAACCCATCCCCACCAGACGCACACTACAGGATCACACTTGCTAGATTACCTCCACGGCTCCACCTACAATCTTCCACTAGCGGCACTGATCCTTAATCTTGCCCACGATTAAGCTGGAAGGGCCTTGTTCTTGAACCCACACACCTGTTCCTTTAGCGCCAGACAGAATGGAGGGTGCACAGGTTCACCAAAATGCAGCCCTTCCCGAGTGTAGTTGAGACAGCGTTGTTTGGCACCAATCCACTGCTCGAGAATCGTCACGTCAGGGCCAAGGGCGAGGTGTTGGAACCCGAGCCATTGCAGGGACAGGAACCAAATTTCTCTGACATAGATGCACGGCCAGTCTTGAGAGCACAATGGGCACACTCACTGGTGATGGAGCCCCCTCCTAGCTAGACGGACGATCAGACGTCCAGCTGCGGTTCATCAGGAAAGCCACACAAAAAACATAATCTTCCACAGCTCATGGCACGTCGCCTACCAGAGGTCAGTGGACTGCAGCACCGCCTGAACAGCAAGGCGGCCACGCAGGTCTCTGACCCAACAGTTCCCATCTCGCGCCGCAGCGACCGAGCGGGAAATCACTGTAGGCTTGATGAAGCCAAGGAATTTGCACGCACCTTTTAATTTTAGGTTCTCACAGGTTTATGTTGGGTTTCATCTCTAGCCTACCACAACTTGCTTGGGacaaaaggctttgttgttgtgaTGATAATTGCGTAGGTCAATGCAATGAAGCTTACTACTGGGCTTCAGATAGTCTTGCCCAGTCCTTTAAGAGAGACAGAGGTTGTGGGTGTACTGTATTGGGTCGGCTCCCTCCTGTGTATTGGAGTCGATCAAACATGATTGTGATTACTTACGTCCATGATTAATATATGCTGGTTTAAAAAAAGACAGCAATGAAGCTTACAGTTAGGATTCTGTCTTGTTCTTCAGGATAGGATTGCAGGGTACAAAGGAACTGTCGGATAGTAAGATAGAGAAGAGAACAATACAAAAAGGATTGCTGCTTGAATTTCACAAAGATTCTGAGAGATCCTTGCTCGCTGTTGTCGAAAGGCCTGATGGGAAGAAAAACTGGGTAGTCACTGACCAGGTATTTAAAGAGGGATAACTAGCCTGTCCAATAGAATACTCAGTGCCTGGTGAATTCATTTCCAAGGATATATTTGTACACTTTTCACAGATGAAAAGACATTACGGATCGATAATTCAACCTAGAGCCCGGGCTCAGATGAGCCTGGTGAACAGTACCTCGATTTGAAATagaaaaaagttcaaaaattccaattttttgttGTGGTGCAAGATGCTTCTGTGCGTGAACTTcgtgcaaatttttgtgaagtttggacattcgagaagctcgtggcaaaaaagacaaaaatcaGGCGTGAACAGTGAGATTTTCAAAAGTTTCTCAGACAtccgaaatttgtcttttttgccacgagctcctcgaaTGTCCAAACTTTGCACGGAGTTCACGCACAGGAGCATCTTGCACCACAACAAAAAATTGGAACTTTTTGAACTTTTCTATTTCAAATCACGGTACTGTTCATGCCCGGGCTCATCTGAGCCCGGGCACCAAATCACCACTCCCAAGATTCTCTTGTGATTTAGCTGCTGATTTTTTGTGCAGAATGGTATCTTATCTTCTATAAAGCCCCAGCAGGTGACATATGTTGTACCTGGTACCATGGATTTTGATTGTTCAAGAATAGCTGAATTTCTCGAGAAAGCGCAAGATCTCTTGGTGAGAAACGTTCCACGAGTTGTAAGTGTACAACATATAATGTGCATCGTGACTGATAATATGGTTTGCTACAGGACCCTACTATCTTGGAATGTGCCTGGATGGAGCTTTCTGAGAAGGACAAATCAGTAACTGTTGAGGAGTTTGCCGATGTAAGAGGTTCATTAGATTTGTTATTCTGTGTCTTTCTCTGTTCAAATCATCAAATGTGACACTTGTGATTTTATCAGATAGTTTATGGCAGCAAGGAGTCTCTGGAAAGCTACTGTGCACACTTTTTGTTGTCACGGGATATTGTGTATTTTGTGAAGGTGGAGAGCAGAGGTTCTTCCATATACCAGCCTCGCCCATCTGCTCAGGTATATTTTCTAAATATATGTGTGATATATATATCGTGTGTTACACACCCTGAATTAGTTTGGCAACCTCATTAATGTTGCAACAATTCCTTTTGAGAAGAATGTAAGGTCGTGATATTTCCTTTAGAACGCTAGCCTGAACTGACCAATCCTTCAACTGTAATCACAATTCAGTTCCATTTTGCCTCTTGTAAGCCTAGCAGTTGTCTTTGTGCCGGTGTGCCCATGGTTTTAGTCTATTTAAGAGCATAGTTTTGCGTGGCGGGAGGCCATACAAATCATCATGTTTACCTTTTTCCTCTGATATGCCAAATGGGTGTTTTTTTTAACACCGATGAAACTGTGTCATTTTGTATTAGAAGAACACCGAGAAGGCgcaggaaaaaaaagaaaggaaacctAGGCCAGCCAAACCTATAAACTATCCTACACAGGGAACAAAgccaaaacaaaacagaaagagAGCAAGCAAAACCCTACTGCTACTGCTATAGGGTTTTAATGGATGTTATAGAAATTTGACTGCTAATCTGACATGATTAGTCAGCCAGATGTTTGATTTGAGTGTATTTATCAAGTGTGTGATTCCCTAAATTGCTCTAGTTGCTTCATTTTCTGCAAAATTGTTTCTGCTTTGTGGTGTTCATTGGTAGACTTATGTTTATCATCTGGTAGTAGGTGGATGAACTTTTACGACGGAAGCTTGCTAAAGAGGCCGCCGATAAGGAACTGGAAGAATTTGTCCACCTACTCAAGTCTGCTAAAGCATTGCCTCTAGGCTCTAAGCCTCCAAAAAATTCATGGTTGATGGAAGAGAAAGTGAAACAAAAAATCGAGTCTCTTCAGGCATATGCAGTTGATGCGTGTAATGATGAACAAAGAAGAATGGCGGGAAATGTAACATATCCTATTCCACTACCAATCTTTTGTCTAATATTTCTGTGCTAAAAGATATTCTTTAGCCTTATATCATGCTTTATTGAGGAAAATGTTTGACTTCCCCATCTTGCTGATCCTTGCCTATATGACTGAATGTAATGACAGATTCTGAAGGCTATGGGTTTTGCACGGACGTCATCAGCTGCCCTAAAGCTCCTTATAAATGTGGGTTACTTCCCCGTGCATGTCAATCTTGATCTTTTCAGGTATGATGTTCAAACCACGTATACCGAGAAAGTTTTGTCTGTTGCTGAGGAGCTTCTGGTGGATTGTCCTGATTCAGATAAGGTATATGTAGTTACTGTCGAATTCCGAATGACTAATATCTATATAGTTTAAAATACCTTGGGTTCTCTTTCAGCATGTCAGGAAGGATTTTTCAAATTTGAGAGTGTATGCCATTGATGTGGATGAGGCTGATGAAGTATGTTTCTATTATTGCTGCCCACACATCTTTCGTAAGAAACTGAATTATATAAATTCGCTGCTCACGGACAAATCTGTTGAACACTATTTTTTGGCAACTCAGCTTGATGATGCATTAAGTGCAACTAGACTACCTGATGGTAGGATAAAGGTCTGGATACATGTAGCTGACCCAACATGCTTTCTTCAACCCCGGAGCATCCTTGACAGGTTATTTTTTCTTCTCAACAAAAATGACATGCTCAGCGGGTCTAGCTTTTCTGTCAATAGCATCTTATATTATTGTTTGAAAAAATGGCATTTTGCCTACAGGGAAGCAATGCACAGAGGAACCTCCATATTTTTACCAACTGCCACCTTTCCGATGTTCCCAGAGAGGCTTGCCATGAATGCTATGAGTTTGCAACAGGGTACAGATTGTAGATCTGTAAGCGTATCTGTGATTTTGCATCCAGATGGAAGGTAACTTTCTACAACTCCTTTAATATTCTCTTAGCAAGCtgtcttttttctttctttgggaGATACTGTATGTTTCTTTTATAATAAGTGTAATGAATGCATCCATTTGTGTGTGATAGCATTGCAGAATATTCGATAGAGAACTCAGTAATCAAACCTACCTACATGTTAACATATGAGGGTGCAACTGAATTGCTGTACATGAAtctggaagaagaggaagacctgAGGATTCTTCAAGAAGCTGCTTCAATTCGTGCACAATGGCGTCGTAGCCAGGTAAGAGCTATGCAGGCCTTTGCGGTTGCTGGTCTATACATCATCCTTTCATTAGTAACCGAGATTACATTTTTTAGATAATAAGATAGACTACAAATTTAATGTTGAACCGTTGGCTGGACATCTTGCATTAGTCCTGATACCACTTAGAACAAGTCTGTATCTCTGGAGATTTTCTGAAAATTTAAGCGTGTACCTAACCAACTGAATATTTTAGATGCATTTGTTACTTTTACTTGATACCATTGACACTCTGAAGTTTGCAGGGTTCAATCGACACTGCTATGATAGAACCTCGTATCAAGGTGGCAAATCCTGATGATCCTGAACCAAACATTAATTTATATGTTGAAGATCAAACCAACCCAGCAATGCAGCTTGTATCTGAGATGATGATACTTTgtggggaggcggtggctgcgttTGGTTCTGACAACAACATTCCTTTGCCATACAGAGGGCATCCCCAGTCTAATACAGCTGTGTCAGCATTTGCCTATCTACCTGAAGGGCCTGCCAGGAGCGTTGCCAATATCAGTGTGCTTCGTGCTGCAGAAATGGATTTTCGAAAACCTGTCGCACATGGTGTCCTCGGAATTCCTGGCTATGTACAGTTCACCTCCCCTATTCGAAGATATGTCGACCTGCTTGCTCATTATCAGGTATTTTTATGCACCTATTAATCATATGAACAGGGACATGATACAGTTTGGAGGAACTTTGGTAGTTAAATAACTGTCCTTTCGAATTGCCGATTTTTTTTCTTGTGTTATGAATGGAGTGTAGTTTTATCCACaccattagagcaagtacaatagtgggcttatagccagcttacatggcacttttgcctatgtggaggagagagatgtgaaaaagtaagggaaGGGGGCTCTCATGCTAGAGACTAGCTATATACGCATTTGTAGGTAAATAcaataaatgtgaagaaagagatagagagaagataGAAAAAAGTATTAAtgtaatagccaaccttatagcccacattATTGTACGAGTGCCTATAGATGATGACTATAGATGAGTTGGCAGTTCCTTAAGCcacagctggctatattattaaccatgctcttatagcTTTATCTGAATGATATAAATATGGTCTACTTAATTTTATACGTTGAAAAATTGCAGGTAAAGGCTTTTCTTAGAGGTGAATCTCCACCATATTCAGCTGGTGATCTGGAAGGGATGACATTTATTGCGAGCATGCATGTTAAAGTAGCTAGGAAGCTCCATAGCAACAGCTTACGTTACTGGTTGCTGGAGTACTTAAGGAGGCAGCCAAAGGGGAGGAAGTATAGAGCACTCATACTTAAGTTCATCAAGGATCGCATGGCAACATTGCTTT
This DNA window, taken from Triticum aestivum cultivar Chinese Spring chromosome 1D, IWGSC CS RefSeq v2.1, whole genome shotgun sequence, encodes the following:
- the LOC123180145 gene encoding ribonuclease II, chloroplastic/mitochondrial, which translates into the protein MRPSPMAARAASGCSSAALAFFRLRPLGRATRLAPAGRSAFGATAACRGRLVDSVLQELRSRRRVRVSARIGLQGTKELSDSKIEKRTIQKGLLLEFHKDSERSLLAVVERPDGKKNWVVTDQNGILSSIKPQQVTYVVPGTMDFDCSRIAEFLEKAQDLLDPTILECAWMELSEKDKSVTVEEFADIVYGSKESLESYCAHFLLSRDIVYFVKVESRGSSIYQPRPSAQVDELLRRKLAKEAADKELEEFVHLLKSAKALPLGSKPPKNSWLMEEKVKQKIESLQAYAVDACNDEQRRMAGNILKAMGFARTSSAALKLLINVGYFPVHVNLDLFRYDVQTTYTEKVLSVAEELLVDCPDSDKHVRKDFSNLRVYAIDVDEADELDDALSATRLPDGRIKVWIHVADPTCFLQPRSILDREAMHRGTSIFLPTATFPMFPERLAMNAMSLQQGTDCRSVSVSVILHPDGSIAEYSIENSVIKPTYMLTYEGATELLYMNLEEEEDLRILQEAASIRAQWRRSQGSIDTAMIEPRIKVANPDDPEPNINLYVEDQTNPAMQLVSEMMILCGEAVAAFGSDNNIPLPYRGHPQSNTAVSAFAYLPEGPARSVANISVLRAAEMDFRKPVAHGVLGIPGYVQFTSPIRRYVDLLAHYQVKAFLRGESPPYSAGDLEGMTFIASMHVKVARKLHSNSLRYWLLEYLRRQPKGRKYRALILKFIKDRMATLLLVDVGIQVTTVVAAGKVGDEASVVVEMVHPRDDILSVTEIAQDTEE